Proteins from a genomic interval of Bacteroidales bacterium:
- a CDS encoding protein-L-isoaspartate(D-aspartate) O-methyltransferase, with protein MDKPDTYRHKGLRKKLVAQLQSKGIADARVLEAINTVPRHFFMDSSFLEYAYQDKAFPIGSGQTISQPYTVAFQTELLEVGENMKVLEVGTGSGYQASVLLALGAKVYTVERQLHLYKRTKQFFDRMRYPARIFYKDGYEGLPAFAPFDRILITAAIPVIPDTLRQQLKDGGMLVAPVGEQGLQKMTRIIRHNDNDYEEQIFGGFVFVPMLPGKAED; from the coding sequence ATGGATAAACCCGATACTTATCGCCACAAAGGCCTTCGCAAAAAACTCGTGGCACAGCTACAAAGCAAAGGCATCGCCGATGCACGCGTGCTGGAAGCCATCAATACGGTGCCGCGCCATTTTTTTATGGACTCGTCGTTTCTCGAATACGCCTACCAGGACAAAGCCTTCCCCATCGGCTCCGGCCAAACCATCTCGCAGCCTTACACGGTTGCTTTTCAGACAGAGCTGCTGGAGGTAGGTGAAAACATGAAAGTTCTTGAGGTGGGAACGGGTTCAGGATACCAGGCGTCGGTATTGCTGGCTTTGGGTGCAAAAGTTTACACAGTCGAACGGCAATTGCATTTGTACAAAAGAACAAAACAGTTTTTCGATCGCATGCGCTATCCCGCGCGCATTTTCTACAAAGATGGCTATGAAGGACTACCTGCCTTTGCTCCTTTCGACCGCATCCTTATCACAGCAGCCATTCCTGTCATCCCCGACACACTCAGGCAGCAGCTCAAAGATGGTGGAATGCTGGTGGCACCGGTAGGTGAACAGGGCCTTCAAAAGATGACCCGCATCATCCGCCACAACGACAACGACTATGAAGAACAAATCTTTGGCGGCTTTGTATTCGTGCCCATGCTGCCCGGGAAAGCAGAGGATTGA
- a CDS encoding Gfo/Idh/MocA family oxidoreductase, whose translation MLKIGVLGAGHLGKIHIKCIREISDYELVGFYDPNVETATRVAEEFGLKNFDSLDSIIEAVDVVDIVTPTVSHFDCAAAALRKSRHVFIEKPIVTTPAEARELMKIAAEAGVKVQVGHVERFNPAFLAAGKYINNPMFIETHRLSQFNPRGTDVPVILDLMIHDIDIILSVVRSNVKKISASGVPIVSDTPDIANARIEFDNGCVANLTASRISMKNMRKSRFFQRDAYISVDFLNKELEIVQMKDIDRDPDDPFAMVLDLGKGKGMKEIIIDKPMVEPNNAIIVELESFANAINNNATPPVTINDGYQALEVAYRILEKINY comes from the coding sequence ATGTTGAAAATCGGAGTGCTTGGCGCCGGCCATCTCGGGAAAATTCATATCAAATGTATCCGCGAAATTAGCGACTACGAGCTGGTGGGTTTTTACGATCCTAACGTTGAAACGGCTACCCGTGTGGCTGAGGAGTTTGGGCTGAAAAACTTCGACTCGCTCGATTCCATCATCGAGGCCGTGGATGTGGTGGACATAGTAACGCCTACCGTTTCGCATTTCGATTGTGCGGCAGCAGCTTTGCGCAAATCGCGCCACGTATTTATCGAGAAACCCATTGTGACCACTCCGGCAGAAGCCCGCGAGCTGATGAAGATTGCCGCCGAGGCTGGCGTTAAAGTGCAGGTAGGGCACGTGGAGCGTTTTAATCCCGCTTTTCTGGCAGCCGGTAAATACATCAACAATCCAATGTTTATCGAGACGCACCGCCTGTCGCAGTTCAACCCGCGTGGCACCGACGTGCCGGTGATCCTCGATCTGATGATCCACGACATCGACATTATCCTGAGCGTGGTGCGTAGCAACGTGAAAAAAATCAGCGCAAGCGGTGTACCCATCGTTTCTGACACTCCCGACATCGCTAACGCCCGCATTGAGTTCGACAATGGCTGCGTGGCCAACCTCACCGCCAGCCGTATCTCGATGAAAAACATGCGCAAATCACGCTTCTTCCAGCGCGACGCCTACATCTCTGTTGACTTTCTGAATAAAGAGCTTGAGATTGTGCAAATGAAAGACATCGATCGCGATCCCGACGATCCTTTTGCTATGGTGCTCGATCTGGGCAAGGGAAAAGGCATGAAGGAAATTATTATCGATAAACCGATGGTGGAGCCAAATAACGCCATCATCGTTGAGCTGGAAAGCTTTGCCAACGCCATCAACAACAATGCTACCCCGCCCGTCACCATCAACGATGGCTATCAGGCGCTGGAGGTGGCTTATCGCATCCTCGAAAAGATCAACTATTAG
- a CDS encoding sugar transferase: MQTLNKKTQQARYVFADWLAAALAWMLFFAYRKVSVIPDLLHNLHEIYGDPNFYRGMVVVPLFWLILYIIAGSYRRIYRKSRLREITATFTTVFIGVVIIFFTLLLDDVVSSPASYYKSFTMLYLLQFVFTASFRLFITTRTVKKIHHKVLGFNTIIVGSNENAVNLYKQLDAQFPSSGNRFLGFVNARVYDKYQLADHLPHLGFYKELPRLVRELKVEEVVIAIERSETQLVEKILTQIEDTDVIIKIIPAMQDYLLGSVKTTSIFTEPLVQISPHMMPPWQESIKRLIDFSASLVAIILLLPVYILLYLFVKFSSPGPAFYFQERIGLHGKPFMIPKFRSMYVGAEKDTPQLSSKDDSRITSVGKFMRKVRLDELPQFFTVLTGRMSLVGYRPERQFFIDQIVKRAPHYRLLFKIKPGITSWGQIKFGYASNVDEMVQRLKYDILYVENMSLAMDFKIMFYTVLIIVKGSGK; the protein is encoded by the coding sequence ATGCAGACACTTAATAAAAAGACTCAGCAGGCCAGGTATGTTTTTGCCGACTGGCTCGCGGCGGCGCTGGCCTGGATGCTTTTCTTCGCTTATCGTAAAGTTTCGGTAATCCCCGATCTGCTGCACAATCTTCACGAAATTTATGGCGACCCCAACTTCTATCGCGGCATGGTGGTGGTGCCTCTGTTCTGGCTAATTCTTTACATAATTGCCGGAAGCTACCGTCGCATCTACCGAAAGTCGCGCCTCCGCGAGATCACCGCCACTTTTACAACGGTATTTATTGGCGTGGTTATCATCTTTTTTACGCTGCTGCTCGACGACGTCGTTTCCTCACCCGCCAGCTATTACAAGTCGTTCACCATGCTTTATCTGCTGCAGTTTGTCTTTACGGCTTCTTTCCGACTTTTTATCACTACGCGAACCGTCAAGAAAATTCACCATAAAGTTCTTGGTTTTAATACCATTATCGTAGGTAGTAATGAGAATGCGGTGAATCTTTACAAGCAGCTGGATGCACAGTTTCCGTCGTCGGGAAACCGGTTTCTTGGTTTTGTTAATGCGCGTGTTTACGACAAATATCAATTGGCTGATCATCTGCCGCATTTGGGCTTTTATAAGGAGTTGCCCCGGCTGGTGCGCGAGCTGAAGGTGGAAGAGGTGGTGATAGCCATCGAACGCAGTGAAACGCAGTTGGTCGAGAAAATCCTGACGCAGATAGAAGACACCGATGTTATCATCAAAATTATACCAGCCATGCAGGATTATCTGCTGGGCAGCGTAAAGACGACTTCCATTTTTACGGAGCCGCTCGTGCAGATTTCGCCGCACATGATGCCGCCCTGGCAGGAATCCATCAAGCGCCTGATCGACTTCAGCGCTTCGCTGGTGGCCATCATCTTGTTATTGCCTGTTTACATTTTACTTTATCTGTTTGTGAAATTTTCTTCGCCGGGACCCGCATTTTATTTTCAGGAGCGCATCGGACTGCACGGAAAACCATTTATGATTCCAAAGTTCAGGTCGATGTATGTTGGTGCCGAGAAGGACACGCCCCAGTTGTCGTCGAAGGATGACAGCCGCATTACGTCGGTCGGGAAGTTTATGCGCAAAGTACGTTTGGACGAGCTGCCGCAGTTTTTTACGGTGCTTACCGGAAGGATGTCGTTGGTGGGATATCGTCCCGAGCGCCAGTTTTTTATCGATCAAATCGTAAAACGCGCCCCACATTATCGTTTGCTTTTTAAGATAAAACCAGGAATCACATCGTGGGGACAGATCAAATTTGGCTATGCCAGCAATGTGGATGAGATGGTGCAGCGGCTTAAATATGATATTTTGTATGTCGAAAACATGTCGCTTGCCATGGATTTCAAAATCATGTTTTACACGGTCCTAATCATTGTGAAGGGGAGTGGGAAATAG
- a CDS encoding LytTR family DNA-binding domain-containing protein has translation MKVLIIEDETRAANRLIKLLEKLAPEAELINTLESVRDSVKFLKSNTTPDLIFSDIQLADGLSFEIFKQVEVQCPIIFTTAYDQYAIEAFNTNGIDYLLKPIEEERLEQALKKLESLSAKPDMQQIIRMMAGNYPLAKKYKSRFMVKVGEQIKTISTSEIVAFYSFDTASFIHTQNKRNYIVDFSLDQLEELLDPGKFYRVNRKFIVSLQACGQIYAWSNSRLKIEVEGLDEEIVVARERVLKFKEWLDGGE, from the coding sequence ATGAAAGTACTGATTATCGAAGACGAAACCCGCGCAGCAAACCGCTTAATAAAGTTGCTCGAAAAATTAGCGCCGGAAGCAGAACTTATAAATACTTTGGAATCGGTGCGGGATAGTGTGAAATTTTTGAAATCCAATACAACCCCCGATTTAATTTTCTCCGACATCCAATTGGCCGATGGGCTGAGCTTTGAAATATTTAAGCAGGTCGAAGTGCAATGCCCAATTATCTTTACCACAGCTTACGATCAATATGCCATCGAAGCCTTCAATACCAATGGGATCGATTATCTGCTGAAGCCCATTGAGGAGGAGCGACTGGAGCAGGCATTAAAAAAACTGGAAAGCCTTAGCGCAAAGCCGGATATGCAACAGATAATCCGGATGATGGCTGGAAATTATCCCTTAGCAAAAAAGTACAAAAGTCGCTTTATGGTAAAGGTTGGTGAGCAGATAAAAACCATCAGCACCTCCGAAATCGTAGCTTTTTATAGCTTCGACACGGCCAGCTTTATCCATACGCAAAACAAGCGGAATTACATTGTCGATTTTAGCCTGGACCAACTGGAGGAGTTACTCGATCCCGGAAAGTTCTATCGGGTAAACCGCAAGTTCATTGTTAGCCTTCAGGCTTGTGGCCAAATATACGCATGGTCCAACAGCCGCCTCAAAATTGAAGTGGAAGGCCTGGACGAGGAGATTGTGGTGGCCCGTGAGCGTGTTTTAAAATTCAAGGAGTGGCTTGACGGTGGTGAATAA
- a CDS encoding histidine kinase — protein MQTIEIKKKETKRFSALYPFNKVATFILANLLLSLFIMLAFMWNSFESLHNFLISFGWSFTICTTQWLGHGFIFNYLDQKIDWIEQPAKRALAGLVALVIYSSIAFYFIQTLFFFLVQGELPTVTWRWAVNWVLYPVGISFVITMTFTAIGFFRAWKDSFKRAERLNTEMMAHKYEVLRNQINPHFLFNSFNVLTDLVYENQDAAVKFIRQLSHLFRYVLESRDKELVPLGDEIEFVKSFAFLLQTRFENKLFINIDVDAAQAEMIVPVSIQMLIENAVKHNEVSDAYPLKIDIRKDGDYIEVSNSLKAKTAKDASTNMGLKNLQQQFAFFSNKEIEIEKTATAFTVKLPLIKIGRA, from the coding sequence ATGCAAACAATCGAAATCAAAAAGAAGGAAACCAAGCGGTTTTCGGCACTTTATCCTTTCAATAAGGTAGCTACTTTCATTTTGGCCAATCTCCTGCTCAGCTTATTTATAATGCTGGCCTTTATGTGGAACTCTTTTGAAAGTCTTCACAACTTTCTGATTTCTTTTGGCTGGTCATTCACTATTTGCACGACCCAATGGCTGGGACACGGATTCATTTTTAACTATCTGGACCAAAAAATCGATTGGATCGAGCAGCCCGCAAAAAGAGCTTTGGCCGGCCTTGTTGCTTTGGTCATTTATTCGTCGATTGCCTTTTATTTTATCCAAACACTTTTCTTTTTCCTGGTGCAGGGTGAGTTGCCGACAGTTACGTGGAGGTGGGCTGTGAATTGGGTGCTTTATCCTGTGGGTATTTCTTTTGTGATAACCATGACCTTTACCGCCATCGGATTTTTTAGAGCCTGGAAAGATTCGTTCAAACGTGCCGAACGGCTCAATACCGAAATGATGGCCCACAAATACGAGGTTTTACGCAATCAGATTAATCCTCATTTTTTGTTCAACAGCTTTAATGTGCTCACCGATTTGGTGTATGAAAACCAGGATGCTGCCGTGAAGTTTATCCGGCAACTAAGTCATTTGTTCCGGTACGTGCTCGAAAGCCGAGATAAAGAGTTGGTGCCGCTTGGTGATGAAATTGAATTTGTAAAATCCTTTGCCTTTTTATTGCAAACGAGATTTGAAAACAAGCTTTTTATCAATATTGATGTGGATGCGGCACAGGCAGAAATGATTGTCCCGGTAAGTATTCAAATGCTGATCGAAAATGCAGTGAAGCACAATGAAGTCTCGGATGCTTACCCCTTAAAAATTGATATTAGGAAGGATGGCGATTATATCGAAGTTTCAAATTCGTTAAAAGCCAAAACGGCTAAAGATGCATCTACCAATATGGGATTGAAAAACCTGCAGCAGCAGTTCGCATTTTTTTCAAATAAGGAAATCGAAATCGAAAAAACAGCCACTGCCTTCACTGTAAAACTCCCACTTATCAAAATCGGACGAGCATGA